In Vibrio bathopelagicus, the following are encoded in one genomic region:
- a CDS encoding L-alanine exporter AlaE → MKSRGPFCIRNAAADTFAMVVFCFISGMIVEVFISGMTFEQSLASRTLSIPVNIAIAWPYGVFRDWFLRNGAKLSQSSLMKNISDLLAYVLFQSPVYAGILLAVGASSDQIVTAVTSNAVISCGMGVLYGYFLDMCRKWFRVPGYYQQA, encoded by the coding sequence ATGAAGTCTCGTGGTCCATTTTGTATTCGTAACGCAGCGGCGGATACATTTGCTATGGTAGTTTTCTGTTTTATCTCTGGCATGATCGTAGAAGTGTTTATTTCAGGTATGACGTTTGAGCAATCCCTTGCTTCTCGAACGTTATCTATTCCGGTAAACATTGCTATCGCTTGGCCTTATGGTGTTTTTCGTGATTGGTTCTTGCGTAATGGTGCAAAGCTTTCACAAAGTTCGTTGATGAAGAATATATCTGATCTCTTAGCTTACGTATTGTTCCAGTCGCCTGTGTATGCCGGTATTTTATTAGCGGTTGGGGCTTCAAGCGACCAGATCGTTACGGCTGTAACCAGTAACGCTGTAATCTCATGTGGTATGGGCGTGTTGTACGGTTACTTCTTAGATATGTGCCGTAAATGGTTTAGAGTTCCGGGCTACTATCAACAAGCTTAA
- a CDS encoding ATP-binding protein, with amino-acid sequence MQIRSSLKKKSMVALGLYLAMFIAIVGSVTYYVVESPVRAKLQQNLDLRTELLSALITEPLSSSQGFVDSLVGFAQAHRNGEDVIPLFKSMLAASDDTIVSAGIWPEPYVLDSKKLLNSYFFNKADDGTIDQLFSYNNPKNAPYHEEYWYTSVVDEPQGTISWSDVYIDPYTHVRMITASSPYYYDGTFAGVATVDLSLEELLGFIKNHAEEYNLGITLRDKLNQVLVSHNFNLVEGIYISSSQFGEFGWQVDVVNSKSRVADEVFRQVMSIEGGIVPLLLLCVMAGYYLLNRYLISPITTIAAKVDGSKAGEIIDVDYSSDDEIGHLIKTFNEKTIYLEAEKVKAQASTNAKTAFLATLSHEIRTPMNGVLGTAQILLKTPLNSEQEKHLKSLYDSGDHMMTLLNEILDFSKIEQGRLDLDETRFPLDSIIGSINSVYYTLSSEKGLQFKVYSEVPSGRWYFSDKARLRQILFNLLNNAVKFTSRGFVEVYLKEVIEGSDTYLSIRVRDTGIGISKEAQKRIFKPFEQAESSTTRRFGGTGLGLAIVKKIAQLMDGGITVTSEEGIGTSFDVRLKIQPCQPGEIESLPHKKLDYSGLKVLIVEDNRTNTVIIETFMSSKGFTCKSVENGELAIQAVVAEHFDLVLMDNHMPVMDGVESTTAIRALIGDVSSVLIFGCTADVFKETRERMLGAGVDYIIAKPIDERELDDALFRYSNKLYQFHEEEADNEQSDSANHDNNHDQATHERESHGITRQGIAKHGFDRHSGNTPKAHLHGEKSQSRSLPKPDLRNKDNTEELLVTLYVALEDNNLELIQFALESLRVHVKPMNNAELTYQVDKALEQVSLGEPPSQDVINIITVNLPMA; translated from the coding sequence ATGCAGATACGGTCATCTCTTAAGAAAAAAAGCATGGTAGCGCTTGGATTATACCTTGCAATGTTTATTGCCATTGTCGGCAGTGTGACGTATTACGTCGTAGAATCCCCTGTGCGTGCCAAATTACAACAAAACCTCGACTTGCGTACGGAGTTGTTATCCGCATTGATTACAGAGCCGCTCAGTAGCTCTCAAGGCTTTGTTGATAGTTTAGTTGGTTTTGCTCAGGCACATCGTAATGGTGAAGATGTCATTCCGCTATTTAAGTCGATGTTGGCGGCGAGCGATGACACGATTGTCAGTGCGGGCATTTGGCCAGAACCTTACGTGTTGGATTCTAAGAAGCTGCTTAACAGTTATTTCTTCAACAAAGCTGACGATGGCACTATTGACCAACTGTTTTCTTACAACAACCCTAAAAACGCCCCTTACCATGAAGAGTATTGGTACACGTCTGTTGTCGACGAGCCACAAGGAACCATCTCATGGAGTGATGTGTATATCGACCCATACACACACGTTCGAATGATTACGGCTTCTTCTCCATATTATTACGATGGAACCTTTGCCGGGGTTGCGACGGTCGATCTCTCTCTTGAAGAGTTATTGGGTTTCATTAAAAACCACGCAGAAGAGTACAACCTCGGTATTACGCTGAGAGATAAACTCAACCAAGTCTTGGTGTCTCATAACTTCAATCTCGTTGAAGGAATTTATATCAGCAGCAGCCAATTTGGCGAGTTCGGTTGGCAAGTAGACGTGGTTAACTCAAAGTCACGTGTGGCAGATGAAGTCTTTCGCCAGGTGATGAGTATTGAAGGCGGTATTGTGCCGCTATTATTACTGTGTGTAATGGCCGGTTATTACTTATTGAACCGTTATTTGATTAGCCCGATTACAACCATTGCCGCCAAAGTCGATGGTTCTAAAGCCGGTGAGATCATCGATGTTGATTACTCGAGTGATGATGAAATCGGCCACTTGATTAAAACCTTCAACGAAAAGACCATTTACCTCGAAGCGGAAAAGGTCAAAGCCCAAGCATCAACCAATGCTAAAACCGCTTTCCTCGCGACCCTGTCACATGAAATACGCACGCCAATGAATGGGGTGTTGGGTACCGCTCAGATCCTGCTTAAAACGCCTCTAAATTCTGAACAAGAGAAGCATCTTAAGAGCTTGTACGACTCGGGCGATCATATGATGACTTTGCTCAACGAGATCTTGGACTTTTCAAAGATCGAGCAGGGCAGGTTAGATCTCGATGAGACCCGATTCCCGCTCGATTCGATCATTGGCAGTATTAACAGCGTTTACTACACATTGTCATCCGAGAAAGGACTCCAATTCAAAGTGTACTCTGAGGTGCCTTCTGGCCGTTGGTACTTCTCGGATAAAGCTCGCCTGCGCCAAATCTTATTTAATCTACTGAACAACGCCGTGAAGTTCACTTCCAGAGGCTTTGTTGAGGTGTACCTGAAAGAAGTTATAGAAGGGAGCGACACCTACCTCAGTATCCGAGTTCGTGATACTGGGATTGGTATCTCTAAAGAAGCTCAAAAGCGTATTTTCAAGCCTTTTGAACAAGCAGAGTCATCGACCACAAGACGCTTTGGCGGTACTGGCCTTGGCCTGGCGATTGTGAAGAAAATCGCCCAACTCATGGATGGTGGTATTACGGTCACCAGTGAAGAAGGGATAGGCACGAGCTTTGATGTCCGGTTAAAGATTCAACCTTGTCAGCCTGGAGAGATTGAGAGCTTGCCACATAAAAAGTTGGATTATTCTGGCTTGAAAGTGTTGATTGTAGAAGATAATCGAACCAATACCGTCATCATTGAAACCTTCATGAGCAGCAAAGGGTTCACGTGTAAAAGTGTAGAAAACGGTGAGCTTGCCATACAAGCCGTCGTTGCTGAGCACTTTGATTTGGTGTTGATGGATAACCACATGCCAGTAATGGACGGTGTGGAATCAACAACTGCGATTCGCGCTCTAATTGGCGATGTTTCATCAGTCTTGATATTTGGTTGTACTGCTGATGTCTTCAAAGAGACTCGTGAACGTATGCTCGGCGCCGGTGTGGATTACATTATTGCAAAACCAATCGATGAGCGAGAGCTTGATGACGCCTTATTCCGTTATTCAAACAAGCTTTACCAGTTCCACGAGGAAGAGGCCGATAATGAACAAAGTGACAGTGCTAATCACGACAACAACCATGATCAAGCTACTCATGAAAGAGAAAGTCATGGAATAACAAGACAAGGAATAGCAAAACACGGATTCGACAGGCATAGCGGCAACACTCCCAAAGCACATCTTCATGGAGAGAAAAGCCAAAGTCGTTCGCTGCCTAAACCTGATCTACGAAACAAAGACAATACAGAAGAACTCCTAGTCACGCTTTACGTGGCGCTCGAAGACAATAATCTAGAGTTGATTCAATTTGCATTAGAGAGTCTGCGTGTTCACGTCAAGCCTATGAACAATGCTGAACTTACTTATCAAGTTGATAAGGCACTAGAACAGGTTTCTCTGGGGGAGCCTCCTTCTCAAGATGTCATCAATATTATTACTGTAAATCTACCTATGGCCTGA
- a CDS encoding UPF0149 family protein, protein MTLQDILALPELEGKLITEHKTMGFVTAMAAAPNVLTPHEWLPFLWGGEEVAPFTDGEQLESYIEVIITLWNKTRPELIEGTWVWPEACQLDDAEVVNTAARDFCEGLLQGWQIARDDWETLMPEDSEDNALVGGVLLSLSMLYDPETSIATLAEQGIEGLEQFEEIFNAVPVMLCGLTQRGIALAEAQ, encoded by the coding sequence TTGACCTTACAAGATATTCTTGCGCTTCCAGAGTTGGAAGGAAAGCTAATCACAGAACACAAAACCATGGGATTTGTCACTGCAATGGCAGCGGCGCCTAATGTGTTAACACCGCATGAGTGGCTACCGTTCCTTTGGGGTGGCGAAGAAGTTGCTCCATTTACGGACGGTGAACAACTTGAAAGCTACATTGAAGTTATCATCACGCTTTGGAATAAAACACGTCCTGAGCTAATCGAAGGTACGTGGGTTTGGCCTGAAGCTTGCCAATTGGATGATGCAGAAGTGGTGAACACCGCTGCTCGTGATTTCTGTGAAGGCTTGCTTCAAGGCTGGCAGATCGCCCGCGATGACTGGGAAACACTGATGCCTGAAGACAGCGAAGACAACGCACTAGTCGGTGGTGTATTACTTTCTCTAAGTATGCTTTACGATCCAGAAACGTCAATCGCGACTCTTGCAGAACAAGGCATTGAAGGCCTAGAGCAATTTGAAGAGATCTTTAACGCGGTCCCTGTAATGCTTTGTGGATTAACACAGCGTGGCATCGCATTGGCAGAAGCTCAGTAA
- the bcsG gene encoding cellulose biosynthesis protein BcsG: protein MKPHVKDSIFANLSLGWWNIYFIAKVALFAQGTIDFHPVENFALLLFILLPVTVKPINAFRHLIAIVIAAWLLHYDSYLPPLDRLWAQAGQLVQFEIGYLIELMGRFVSPETLVGLFTLCAGYFILSKFLRVSVFVVIAMLYVSLPGNTDSSDQVVVSSDLPQENAPAEQRPEQPKIAEINDQSLNKMTADFFEKEASRSVSFSQDTNADAPFDLLFLSICSVAWDDIEIAGLANHPLFKEFDIMFDNFSAGTSYSGPAVIRLLRASCGQQEHSQLFASAPSNQCYLFDNLKNLGFEENLLMNHNGVFDSFLELIKKDGDLQADLMSQEGFKPYQKSFDGSSIFRDKQVLDNWLQQRLNSSDEKVVALYNSISLHDGNRIINSKSSTSMISYKKRLKNLLDDLYDFFKQLEASKRNIVVALVPEHGAGMRGDRMQIQGMREIPAPAIVHTPVGIKIFGENIERNGETEHVKAPSSYLALSQLVANILEEDIYSRRQFTPAKLAENLPETPLVAQNSGSTVMEVDGKYYITLDGSSWIEYPNK from the coding sequence ATGAAACCTCATGTTAAGGATTCCATTTTTGCAAACCTAAGTTTAGGTTGGTGGAATATCTATTTTATCGCAAAAGTAGCCCTTTTCGCTCAAGGGACAATTGACTTCCACCCTGTTGAAAACTTCGCTTTATTACTATTTATACTGCTCCCAGTAACAGTGAAACCGATCAACGCATTTCGCCACCTAATAGCCATAGTGATAGCAGCTTGGCTATTACATTATGACTCTTACCTTCCTCCACTGGATAGGCTTTGGGCACAAGCGGGACAATTGGTCCAGTTTGAGATCGGATACCTTATTGAGCTTATGGGTAGATTTGTTTCACCCGAAACTCTCGTTGGCTTATTCACTCTATGCGCGGGTTATTTCATTTTAAGTAAGTTTTTGCGGGTCTCAGTCTTTGTAGTGATAGCCATGCTTTATGTCAGCCTGCCGGGCAATACCGACTCTTCTGATCAAGTTGTTGTTAGTTCAGATTTACCACAAGAGAACGCTCCTGCGGAGCAACGTCCAGAACAACCGAAAATTGCTGAAATAAACGATCAATCCCTCAACAAAATGACAGCCGACTTTTTCGAAAAAGAAGCATCTCGCTCTGTCTCGTTTAGTCAGGACACTAATGCAGATGCACCGTTTGATTTACTGTTCTTAAGTATCTGCTCTGTTGCATGGGACGATATAGAGATTGCTGGATTAGCAAACCATCCATTGTTTAAAGAGTTCGACATCATGTTCGATAACTTCAGTGCTGGCACCTCGTACAGTGGCCCTGCTGTTATTCGACTCTTAAGAGCGAGCTGCGGACAGCAAGAGCACAGCCAACTGTTCGCATCAGCGCCATCAAACCAGTGCTACCTGTTTGATAACTTGAAAAATCTGGGGTTTGAAGAGAATCTGTTAATGAACCATAACGGTGTATTCGACAGCTTCCTTGAACTTATAAAGAAGGATGGGGACTTACAAGCAGACCTCATGTCTCAAGAAGGATTTAAACCTTACCAAAAGTCATTTGATGGCTCATCGATATTCAGAGACAAGCAAGTCCTAGATAACTGGCTACAGCAGAGGCTCAATAGCAGCGACGAAAAAGTAGTCGCACTGTATAATTCAATATCATTGCATGATGGCAATAGAATCATCAATTCAAAATCCAGTACTTCAATGATCAGTTATAAAAAACGTTTGAAGAACCTACTTGATGACCTTTACGATTTTTTCAAGCAACTTGAAGCGTCGAAACGCAATATCGTTGTTGCTCTCGTACCGGAACACGGTGCAGGTATGCGTGGTGATCGAATGCAAATACAAGGTATGAGAGAAATACCCGCCCCTGCAATTGTACATACCCCAGTTGGCATTAAAATTTTTGGAGAAAATATTGAGCGTAATGGTGAAACTGAGCATGTTAAAGCACCTTCAAGCTATCTAGCACTTTCGCAATTGGTTGCCAATATTTTAGAAGAAGATATCTATAGTCGTCGCCAATTCACTCCAGCTAAATTAGCTGAAAACCTGCCAGAAACACCTCTAGTGGCACAAAACTCGGGGTCGACAGTGATGGAGGTAGATGGAAAGTACTACATCACTCTCGATGGCTCTAGTTGGATTGAATACCCAAATAAATAA
- the gltS gene encoding sodium/glutamate symporter yields MTETLVSPMLSFTIAISLLFIGKGLIERSEVLRKYSLPEPVIGGFVCAATVAALYYLFEIQITFSLDVRDFLLLYFFAGIGLQADIKTLIKGGRPLFILLFLAAVFIVLQNVVGMAVASGFGMDPKAGLLSGSVSLIGGVGTTLAWAPMFVEEFGISNALELGVASNTVGLIAACVIGGPIANYLLNKHKISPSNEEDVTVGAYQESETRTELSHYGVLWAWLILNLTLMLGYSLSEVIDSMGLKLPLFVSCLIAGILIGNIGRALFKKRRTQEKIAQGRKGLAMISDICLGMFLTMALMGLRIWDLDGLFGYISVIMSIQILLSLLFTIFVVYYLMGRNYDSVVICSGFGGITLGSTATAIVNMTAVTHRYGASPQAFIVVPLVCGFFVDLINALVISFFVGM; encoded by the coding sequence ATGACAGAAACCCTCGTTTCTCCAATGCTCTCCTTTACTATCGCGATCTCATTACTGTTTATTGGTAAAGGTTTGATCGAGCGATCTGAAGTGTTGAGGAAGTATTCATTACCAGAGCCCGTTATTGGCGGCTTTGTTTGTGCGGCTACGGTAGCTGCGCTTTATTATCTGTTTGAAATTCAAATCACCTTTAGCCTAGATGTCAGAGATTTTTTGCTCCTCTACTTTTTTGCTGGCATCGGACTCCAAGCGGATATTAAAACGCTGATCAAGGGTGGGCGACCGCTGTTCATTCTGTTGTTTCTTGCTGCTGTCTTTATCGTGTTACAAAACGTGGTCGGGATGGCGGTAGCTTCAGGCTTCGGAATGGATCCTAAAGCGGGCTTATTGTCAGGCTCTGTAAGCTTAATCGGCGGCGTAGGAACAACGTTGGCGTGGGCACCAATGTTCGTTGAAGAGTTTGGTATTTCGAACGCGCTAGAGCTCGGTGTGGCGTCAAACACGGTTGGCTTGATTGCGGCGTGTGTGATTGGTGGTCCAATTGCGAACTACCTACTTAATAAACACAAAATCAGCCCATCTAATGAAGAAGACGTGACGGTTGGTGCATATCAAGAAAGCGAAACACGTACTGAGTTAAGTCATTACGGCGTGTTGTGGGCATGGTTGATTTTAAACCTGACCTTGATGCTTGGTTACAGTCTAAGCGAAGTTATCGATTCGATGGGCTTAAAACTGCCGTTATTCGTAAGCTGCTTAATCGCCGGTATCTTGATCGGAAATATTGGTCGAGCATTGTTTAAGAAGCGCCGTACGCAAGAGAAAATCGCTCAAGGCCGAAAAGGATTAGCGATGATCTCTGACATCTGTTTGGGGATGTTCTTAACGATGGCACTGATGGGGCTACGCATCTGGGATCTTGATGGGCTGTTTGGCTACATCTCGGTGATCATGAGTATCCAGATTTTGCTTTCGTTGTTGTTTACGATCTTTGTTGTTTATTACTTGATGGGAAGAAACTACGACTCGGTGGTGATATGTTCGGGCTTCGGTGGTATCACGCTGGGTTCAACTGCCACAGCGATAGTCAACATGACCGCCGTGACTCATCGTTATGGCGCAAGCCCACAAGCTTTCATCGTGGTGCCATTAGTGTGTGGTTTCTTTGTCGATTTGATTAACGCATTGGTGATTAGCTTCTTCGTTGGGATGTAA
- the nadA gene encoding quinolinate synthase NadA, protein MSHILDKIDTVYPFPPKPVPLSDVQKQAHIANIKKLLQEKDAVLIAHYYTDPEIQALAEETGGFVGDSLEMAKFGNRHSASTLIIAGVRFMGESAKILTPEKRILMPTLEAECSLDLGCPADKFTEFCDAHPDHTVVVYANTSAAVKARADWVVTSSIALEIVESLDAEGKPIIWGPDRHLGSYIANQTGADMLLWQGECIVHDEFSADALKKMKSVYPEAAILVHPESPASVVELADAVGSTSQLIKKAKELPHPQMIVATDKGIFFKMQQLVPEKELIEAPTAGAGATCRSCAHCPWMAMNGLEAIENALEHGGKQHEIFVSDELRVKSLIPLNRMLDFAEQLNLQVKGNA, encoded by the coding sequence ATGAGTCATATACTAGATAAAATCGATACAGTTTACCCGTTTCCGCCTAAGCCAGTTCCATTGAGCGACGTTCAGAAACAGGCCCACATCGCGAACATCAAAAAACTACTTCAAGAAAAAGATGCAGTTCTAATTGCACACTACTACACGGATCCTGAAATTCAGGCTCTGGCTGAAGAAACTGGTGGTTTCGTTGGCGATTCTTTAGAAATGGCTAAGTTCGGTAACCGTCATTCAGCAAGTACTTTGATCATCGCTGGTGTTCGTTTCATGGGTGAGTCTGCGAAGATTCTTACTCCTGAAAAACGCATTCTAATGCCAACGCTTGAAGCTGAATGTTCACTTGATCTTGGCTGTCCTGCCGACAAATTTACAGAATTTTGTGATGCTCACCCTGACCACACCGTGGTTGTATACGCGAACACCTCTGCAGCTGTTAAAGCTCGTGCAGACTGGGTGGTTACGTCGAGCATCGCTTTAGAAATCGTCGAAAGCCTAGACGCTGAAGGCAAACCCATTATTTGGGGCCCAGACCGTCACTTAGGTTCTTACATCGCAAATCAAACTGGCGCTGACATGTTGCTTTGGCAAGGTGAGTGTATCGTTCATGATGAATTCTCAGCTGATGCTTTGAAGAAAATGAAATCGGTCTACCCAGAAGCGGCTATTTTGGTTCACCCAGAATCACCAGCAAGCGTTGTTGAACTGGCTGATGCTGTAGGCTCAACGAGCCAACTGATTAAGAAAGCAAAAGAGCTGCCTCATCCACAGATGATTGTCGCGACTGACAAAGGTATCTTCTTCAAGATGCAACAATTGGTTCCTGAAAAAGAATTGATTGAAGCACCGACAGCGGGTGCAGGTGCAACTTGTCGTAGTTGTGCACACTGTCCCTGGATGGCAATGAACGGCCTTGAAGCGATTGAAAACGCACTTGAGCATGGTGGTAAGCAACACGAAATTTTCGTTTCTGACGAACTACGTGTTAAGTCTCTTATCCCATTGAACCGCATGCTAGATTTTGCTGAACAGCTTAACCTACAGGTTAAAGGCAACGCTTAA
- the ybgF gene encoding tol-pal system protein YbgF: protein MFSNTKRVILLSLLASAANIAFAAPAPVSDLNSTATNSSSSSRAAASNESDIERLERLLQNRNLVQLQMQQQIDDMALEISELRGELERNSYDMKQMLERQRELFIELDRVRGEVKAAGTATVAVAASEGSKDASGTFSTDVDEQTAYQNAVDMILKQRDYTGAIAAFQKFQKDFPDSTFTPNSHYWLGQLYFAKKQDKEAVKSFAAVVSYKDSNKRADALVKLGDIAARNNNATQAKKYYQQVVTEYPNSASAKVAKTHL, encoded by the coding sequence ATGTTCAGTAACACAAAGCGAGTCATTTTGCTTTCGTTACTGGCAAGTGCAGCGAACATCGCGTTCGCTGCACCAGCTCCAGTATCCGATCTCAATAGCACCGCAACCAATTCATCATCTTCCTCTCGAGCAGCAGCATCTAACGAATCAGATATTGAGCGTTTAGAGCGCCTGCTTCAAAATCGCAACCTCGTTCAGCTTCAAATGCAACAGCAAATCGACGACATGGCACTGGAGATCAGTGAACTTCGTGGTGAACTGGAACGAAACAGTTACGATATGAAGCAAATGCTAGAGCGCCAACGTGAACTGTTCATTGAACTGGATCGTGTAAGAGGCGAGGTGAAAGCAGCAGGAACAGCAACGGTAGCAGTGGCAGCGAGCGAAGGCTCTAAAGATGCTTCTGGTACGTTCAGTACTGATGTCGATGAGCAAACCGCTTATCAAAATGCTGTAGATATGATTCTAAAGCAACGTGACTACACGGGTGCTATCGCAGCATTCCAAAAGTTTCAAAAAGACTTCCCAGATTCAACCTTCACACCTAACTCACATTACTGGTTAGGTCAGCTTTATTTCGCTAAGAAGCAAGATAAAGAAGCCGTGAAGAGCTTTGCCGCTGTTGTGTCGTACAAAGACTCAAACAAGCGAGCAGATGCGCTGGTTAAGCTTGGTGACATAGCTGCGCGCAACAATAATGCGACGCAAGCTAAGAAATATTACCAACAAGTCGTTACCGAGTACCCAAACAGTGCTTCGGCTAAAGTGGCTAAAACCCACTTATAA
- a CDS encoding IS3 family transposase (programmed frameshift) — MKTTSRRTQRDYSLAFKLAVVSQVEKGEMTYKQAQERYGIQGRSTVLVWLRKHGQLDWSKGIEQSRALGATMSNSSSTQTPEQRIKELEQQLEETQLKAQFFEAVVKVMDRDFGVRISKKRKAELLRKKPVRKLTVTKACHFIGITRQAFYKRCVAEIHQTKKDESVLGFVKEQRMMHPRIGTRKIKYLLAQNDIEIGRDRLFSLLRMNRLLVQNRRAYHRTTNSNHRFYCHPNRIKEGLIPEGPEQLWVADVTYLTTRRGSTYLSLVTDAYSRKIVGYHISDDMKARTVKQAFLNALKERKNTGELVHHSDRGVQYCSVEYQELHRQYDVSCSMTDGYDCYQNALAERINGILKMEYLLNKPNDLDEAKKMVAESVKIYNEYRPHTALKYKTPDEVHRAF; from the exons ATGAAAACAACAAGTAGACGTACTCAACGAGATTATTCTCTTGCCTTTAAATTGGCAGTCGTAAGCCAAGTTGAAAAAGGCGAAATGACTTATAAGCAAGCTCAAGAACGTTATGGGATCCAAGGTCGCTCTACCGTTTTAGTTTGGCTTCGCAAACATGGTCAACTAGATTGGTCTAAAGGAATAGAACAATCGAGAGCGTTAGGAGCGACTATGTCAAACTCTTCCTCAACTCAAACCCCAGAGCAACGAATCAAAGAACTCGAGCAGCAATTAGAAGAAACTCAGCTCAAAGCTCAGTTCTTTGAAGCGGTTGTAAAAGTCATGGATCGAGATTTCGGAGTCCGAATTTCAAAGAAGCGCAAGGCCGAGTTATTAAGGAAAAAAC CGGTCAGAAAGTTGACCGTCACTAAAGCTTGTCACTTCATAGGTATTACACGACAAGCTTTCTACAAGCGCTGTGTTGCAGAAATTCATCAGACAAAGAAAGATGAATCCGTACTCGGTTTTGTGAAGGAGCAAAGGATGATGCACCCTCGTATAGGGACTCGTAAGATCAAGTATTTACTTGCTCAAAACGATATTGAAATCGGGCGAGACCGCTTATTCTCTCTGCTGAGAATGAATCGATTATTAGTACAGAATCGAAGGGCTTACCATCGAACCACAAACAGTAATCATCGCTTTTACTGCCATCCAAATCGAATCAAAGAAGGCTTAATACCGGAAGGACCAGAGCAATTATGGGTTGCCGATGTTACTTATCTAACAACGCGGCGTGGTAGTACTTATCTCAGTTTAGTGACGGACGCTTACTCAAGAAAAATCGTGGGCTATCACATAAGTGATGATATGAAAGCTCGCACGGTCAAGCAGGCCTTTTTAAACGCGTTGAAAGAGCGGAAGAATACAGGTGAGCTTGTCCATCACTCAGATCGAGGTGTTCAGTACTGCTCTGTTGAATACCAAGAGTTGCATCGACAGTATGATGTATCTTGCTCAATGACTGATGGCTATGACTGTTATCAGAATGCGTTGGCAGAGAGGATCAACGGAATACTGAAGATGGAGTATCTGTTGAATAAGCCTAATGATTTAGATGAAGCAAAGAAAATGGTCGCTGAATCAGTAAAAATCTATAATGAATATAGGCCTCACACAGCTCTAAAATACAAAACGCCCGATGAAGTACATCGAGCGTTTTAG
- a CDS encoding potassium channel protein, translating to MIIWLQLKRWIKANIFVLNGKNLLFTFLGYIFLSWSMLYVAGETDLTNSITTFAYYLVVTASTVGYGDLSPTTDAGRWIVILFVIPGGLSLFAALLGKVATEGVEYWRAGLLGKRRVRVDNHILMLGWNEQRTIHLIRMLQHEETGKRPIVLCTRSDIENPLPGEINFVKVNSYTDGKEMEKTGIESASCILIDNPEDDITLSAALYCANRNPKAHLLVYFKDEALSDLLHKHCPNSECIPAVGAEMLAKAAVDPGSSALHQELLSSTRGMTQYSTYFPEDAEPVTVAPIFSVFKEKYQATLIAIDTGSGIELNPELDQVVSSGTKLFYIADERIDHFDWKGF from the coding sequence ATGATAATCTGGTTACAACTCAAACGCTGGATCAAAGCGAATATATTTGTTTTGAATGGCAAAAATTTACTATTCACCTTTCTAGGCTACATATTTTTATCGTGGTCGATGCTGTACGTCGCTGGTGAAACGGATTTAACCAACTCAATCACAACATTTGCCTATTATCTGGTCGTGACAGCGTCAACAGTTGGTTACGGAGACCTTTCACCGACAACGGATGCAGGTCGATGGATTGTAATCCTATTTGTTATTCCAGGTGGACTGAGCCTTTTCGCAGCTTTGCTCGGTAAGGTTGCAACCGAAGGTGTTGAATATTGGCGAGCAGGCTTGCTAGGAAAAAGGAGAGTTAGAGTGGACAACCACATTTTGATGCTTGGATGGAATGAGCAAAGAACCATTCATCTCATTCGTATGTTGCAGCATGAAGAAACGGGCAAGAGACCAATCGTGTTATGTACTCGTTCTGATATCGAGAACCCGCTACCTGGTGAAATCAACTTCGTTAAAGTGAATAGCTACACGGATGGCAAGGAGATGGAGAAAACAGGCATCGAGTCAGCCAGTTGTATTCTGATTGACAACCCTGAAGATGACATTACTTTATCTGCGGCGCTTTACTGTGCCAACCGAAACCCTAAGGCCCACCTTTTGGTTTACTTTAAAGATGAAGCGTTGAGTGACCTGCTACACAAGCATTGTCCTAACTCAGAATGTATTCCTGCTGTTGGTGCGGAAATGCTGGCTAAAGCTGCTGTCGATCCTGGTTCTAGTGCGCTTCACCAAGAGCTATTGAGCTCCACAAGAGGCATGACACAGTATTCAACGTACTTCCCTGAAGATGCTGAGCCTGTCACCGTTGCGCCAATTTTCTCAGTGTTTAAAGAAAAATATCAAGCAACGCTGATCGCGATTGATACGGGTAGTGGTATTGAACTTAACCCAGAACTTGATCAAGTTGTCAGCAGTGGGACTAAGTTGTTTTATATTGCTGATGAACGAATCGACCACTTTGATTGGAAAGGCTTTTAA